The following coding sequences lie in one Sporocytophaga myxococcoides DSM 11118 genomic window:
- a CDS encoding response regulator — MKKIEILYIYKYDKNQLLFNTYFRAIKEYKIHLCTRPSEAVQVLIHFKIDVIIVDQPSPSRMGIEFLDELPSSVKMPLKFLISNHRDSSLLEKAKDEGVIKAFFSEPYKLKEIDEMIKKMLRFFDSAGCS, encoded by the coding sequence ATGAAGAAAATAGAAATACTTTACATCTATAAATATGATAAAAACCAATTACTGTTTAATACCTATTTCAGAGCCATAAAGGAATATAAGATCCACTTGTGCACTAGGCCTAGCGAAGCAGTGCAGGTTTTAATTCATTTTAAAATTGATGTGATTATAGTGGATCAACCATCTCCCTCAAGAATGGGAATTGAGTTTTTAGATGAGTTGCCTTCATCGGTAAAAATGCCGTTGAAGTTCCTTATTTCGAATCACAGAGATTCATCTTTGCTTGAAAAAGCAAAAGATGAGGGAGTTATTAAGGCCTTCTTTTCTGAACCCTATAAGTTGAAGGAGATTGATGAGATGATAAAAAAAATGCTTAGATTTTTCGATAGTGCCGGATGTTCTTAA
- a CDS encoding PAS domain-containing protein codes for MKLKYQLILLFLLIIILITSTISILFYKSQQLVLRSYIENHLRSISKTKELRIESIIKSRKELIGLSASNPLIVVGLTNYLIDPNKEHRSEIVQILNHYKQSIESFKEGYVLSKDGQIIASTDSTAIGKKWASDETFRVALSGRKFFDDLHYNKEKQLNAYLSSPIYSEDSIIGVIIMSRTAEGILSLSNDYTGLGNTGETYLGKQFGDSIVFLNPLRFDKNAALKRSFPAKDYSTSMGKVINAKRDTVLRSKDYQGNEVLAALNYFPETGWGMVTEFDYKEAMVPIILLRNRLLIFNGIVILVAAIFAYLLGSAFVKPIEELTTNANKFSEGDFSQLSGIKSKNEIGVLAHSFNVMAKRLQKKIVKSDTMFSTVFDSVEQGIILLKVIRDSSDQINDFEFVLVNRWSEKLLDRAKGDLIGKRWLEEYPHVKELGVFDLQVKVMETGETINTDYFYGFQGINKWFKNRIIKISEDEVLATFDDITQQKEANLQIEDLQSIFLESQSLGKIGSYEWNFLDKKLTLTPAMSDILCYAIKDVADVSMEKHPFVEVIHPDDKEKANQAIRNAIYDHNLYNVEYTILCPGNIIKYVWSRGKVFYDNQDKPIKMIGTVLDISEWKRSKHEIQKRELLLTFAEEMANLGSYEFDIENGKTTWSDQLYKMYGYAPNEFELTEENLLKVVHPNDKEYFKRIFDQRIFLEDAFDYQFTFVRKDSSVGVSYGKARVFKNENNQVTKVTGFIQDITERVMLVEQLRSLNAELESRVNERTKELSIIIDNLKMLNDSLDNYAYIISHDLKAPLTVIEGLVPFIKEDCQAIPYDEEGMKMLDMVAAKVEDMKNIIENVLRTAKMQKQIKEPINLLHLCQDVLTTLNPPSHFQIQIPDSLPIVNYNRTSLKQILQNLIGNAIKYMDKENPNIKIESIEKDKYYQISVSDNGSGIPEEKLSRIFERFEIAHSKENIESHGLGLSIVKQLVEANGGSVWVESRLGKGSDFYFSIPK; via the coding sequence ATGAAGTTAAAGTATCAGTTAATTCTGTTATTTTTATTAATAATCATACTGATTACTTCTACAATCAGCATTCTTTTCTATAAAAGCCAGCAACTTGTCTTACGTTCCTATATTGAAAATCATTTAAGGTCAATATCCAAAACAAAAGAGCTTAGGATTGAATCCATTATTAAATCCCGTAAAGAGCTCATAGGTCTTTCTGCAAGCAATCCACTTATAGTAGTTGGTTTGACTAATTACCTTATTGACCCAAACAAAGAACATCGGTCAGAAATTGTTCAAATATTAAATCATTATAAACAGTCCATTGAAAGTTTTAAAGAGGGATATGTTTTGTCCAAAGACGGACAAATTATTGCTTCAACAGATTCGACAGCAATAGGGAAGAAATGGGCTTCTGATGAAACTTTCAGAGTAGCTTTATCGGGAAGAAAATTTTTCGATGACTTACACTATAACAAGGAGAAACAACTGAATGCCTATTTATCTTCTCCCATATACTCTGAGGATAGTATCATTGGAGTGATTATAATGTCTCGGACTGCTGAGGGCATTCTTTCTTTAAGCAATGATTATACAGGCTTAGGGAATACAGGAGAAACCTACTTAGGAAAACAATTTGGAGATTCGATTGTGTTTCTCAATCCATTGCGCTTTGATAAAAATGCTGCGCTAAAAAGATCTTTCCCTGCTAAGGATTATTCCACTTCCATGGGGAAAGTTATAAATGCAAAAAGGGATACAGTGCTACGAAGTAAAGATTATCAGGGAAATGAAGTACTTGCCGCATTAAACTACTTTCCGGAAACAGGTTGGGGAATGGTAACGGAGTTTGATTATAAGGAAGCAATGGTTCCGATTATATTATTGAGAAATCGATTACTCATATTTAATGGAATAGTTATCCTTGTTGCCGCAATCTTTGCTTACCTTCTTGGAAGTGCATTCGTGAAACCTATTGAAGAACTAACCACTAACGCAAATAAGTTTTCGGAAGGAGATTTTTCTCAACTATCCGGTATTAAATCGAAGAATGAGATTGGGGTATTAGCACATTCCTTCAATGTGATGGCTAAAAGGCTGCAAAAGAAGATTGTGAAATCAGATACGATGTTTTCTACAGTATTCGATTCGGTGGAGCAAGGAATTATATTATTAAAAGTAATAAGAGATTCTTCTGATCAGATTAATGATTTTGAATTTGTCCTTGTAAACCGCTGGTCTGAAAAATTACTTGACCGAGCTAAGGGGGATCTTATAGGAAAAAGATGGTTAGAAGAATATCCTCATGTGAAAGAATTAGGGGTATTTGATTTGCAAGTAAAAGTCATGGAAACAGGGGAGACTATTAACACAGATTATTTTTATGGGTTTCAAGGCATTAATAAATGGTTTAAGAACAGAATTATAAAGATAAGCGAGGATGAAGTACTTGCTACTTTTGATGATATCACTCAACAAAAAGAGGCTAACCTACAAATTGAAGATCTTCAGTCAATATTCCTTGAATCTCAGTCTCTGGGTAAAATAGGCAGCTACGAATGGAATTTTCTGGATAAGAAACTGACATTAACTCCGGCTATGTCTGATATACTATGTTATGCTATTAAAGATGTAGCTGATGTGTCAATGGAAAAACATCCCTTTGTTGAGGTTATTCATCCTGATGATAAGGAAAAAGCTAACCAGGCTATCAGGAATGCAATTTATGACCACAATCTTTACAATGTAGAGTATACCATTTTGTGTCCAGGCAATATTATAAAGTATGTTTGGTCAAGGGGAAAGGTGTTTTATGATAACCAGGATAAGCCAATTAAAATGATAGGCACTGTCCTCGATATTTCCGAATGGAAAAGAAGCAAGCATGAAATTCAAAAAAGAGAGCTTCTTTTAACCTTTGCTGAAGAAATGGCAAACCTTGGTAGCTACGAATTTGATATTGAGAATGGAAAAACTACCTGGTCGGATCAATTATACAAAATGTATGGTTACGCCCCCAATGAGTTCGAACTTACTGAGGAAAATCTTTTAAAGGTTGTCCACCCTAATGATAAAGAATATTTTAAAAGAATATTTGATCAAAGGATTTTTCTGGAGGATGCCTTTGATTATCAGTTTACCTTTGTCAGGAAAGATTCTTCGGTAGGAGTCAGTTATGGAAAAGCCAGGGTATTTAAAAATGAAAATAACCAGGTAACTAAGGTCACAGGCTTTATTCAGGACATCACAGAAAGGGTAATGCTGGTGGAGCAATTAAGAAGTCTTAATGCTGAACTTGAAAGTCGTGTGAATGAGAGAACGAAAGAATTATCAATTATCATTGATAATTTGAAAATGTTGAATGACTCACTGGATAACTATGCGTATATCATATCTCATGACCTTAAAGCTCCGCTTACAGTAATTGAAGGACTGGTGCCTTTTATTAAAGAAGATTGTCAGGCCATACCATATGATGAAGAAGGAATGAAAATGCTGGATATGGTTGCTGCTAAGGTTGAGGATATGAAAAACATTATTGAAAATGTTTTGAGGACAGCAAAAATGCAAAAGCAAATCAAAGAGCCTATCAATCTTTTGCATCTTTGTCAAGATGTTCTCACTACATTAAATCCTCCTTCTCATTTTCAAATTCAAATTCCAGATTCTTTGCCCATAGTGAATTATAACAGGACCTCTCTTAAGCAGATTCTCCAAAACCTTATAGGAAATGCTATCAAATATATGGACAAAGAGAATCCGAATATCAAAATCGAATCGATTGAAAAGGATAAATACTATCAGATAAGTGTCAGTGATAATGGTTCTGGAATTCCTGAGGAAAAGTTATCCAGAATATTCGAGAGGTTTGAAATAGCTCATAGTAAAGAGAACATAGAAAGCCATGGCCTGGGACTTTCAATAGTAAAGCAGCTTGTTGAGGCAAACGGTGGAAGTGTATGGGTGGAAAGCAGGTTAGGAAAGGGTAGTGATTTTTATTTTTCCATACCCAAATAG
- a CDS encoding T9SS type A sorting domain-containing protein, which yields MRVLLLTILTSFLSLSVSGQWVKLTNPTTYQASFLLNHEDKVYASIGGGITVGDEEQGHYRFYKLELANYRFTCATKWNKHVVTGSSNGFVALYGDISIAERLFTKSISSGEIYNIEITGGRVLFATQTGIFISDDVLNTVQRTTAGIPKVKVGQVKIINDKIYAASDSGLYVSENSGDNWKLLAFPRKKVNSVEFANDTIYVGAKAGLIFSTDEGKSWTPVLSFENKEVNKIFVDQSDLWLTSGYHTFKKVNGDWQEQYTGLPGEVISMVRAGNTIFLSSVLGIVSKKDGGEWMTAKLDNGGDKRELSALASDGKHLIAGTVVGGVYLSKDFGNSWEQKSPPVDPSATINNLHINNKGWFAGNYMNTFRSQDSAKTWALAQQGLASGTFSYFKSFNDSIWAYSSVGLYLSLDQGDNWSQFLPAASSGLVKNSKGDILFASGQNLLKAPYPYTNWDTVTFSKNLTRLEQAGDTMYLGTVGDYLYRSFDGGSTWEKIFKGLNISNANIYELTVSKEYAVTSIENVIYVLRHNNDQWTTFNQGLPFEDIRELMILNNDLYTVVQFQGLYRRSLSDFEEPTSIDQPGYEKASDFYPNPAVNYIHLKNSSGVEQTGLYDLSGKLINSFDASDVIDISSIEKGIYIIRITYKDKTETFERLIKY from the coding sequence ATGAGGGTATTACTATTAACTATTTTAACGTCGTTTTTATCATTATCTGTTTCAGGTCAATGGGTTAAGCTTACGAATCCAACTACTTATCAGGCAAGTTTTTTACTCAACCACGAGGACAAGGTATATGCAAGTATCGGAGGGGGAATTACTGTTGGAGATGAAGAACAAGGCCATTATAGGTTTTATAAACTGGAGTTGGCAAATTATAGATTCACATGCGCAACTAAATGGAATAAGCATGTGGTAACCGGGAGTTCAAACGGATTTGTTGCTTTATATGGAGATATTTCAATTGCCGAACGTCTTTTTACAAAGTCAATTAGCAGTGGTGAAATTTACAATATTGAAATCACAGGCGGGAGAGTATTATTTGCAACACAAACGGGTATCTTTATTTCGGATGATGTATTGAATACTGTTCAAAGAACAACGGCAGGTATTCCAAAGGTTAAAGTCGGACAAGTCAAAATCATCAATGACAAAATATATGCAGCTTCTGATTCAGGGCTTTATGTTTCAGAAAACTCCGGAGATAATTGGAAACTTCTTGCTTTTCCGAGGAAAAAAGTCAACAGTGTGGAGTTTGCTAATGACACCATTTATGTGGGTGCAAAAGCGGGCTTAATCTTTTCTACAGATGAAGGTAAAAGCTGGACTCCTGTCCTGTCCTTTGAAAATAAAGAAGTCAATAAAATTTTTGTAGATCAGTCTGATCTTTGGCTTACTTCTGGTTATCATACTTTTAAGAAAGTAAATGGAGATTGGCAGGAACAATATACCGGGCTTCCGGGAGAAGTAATTTCTATGGTTCGTGCCGGAAATACCATTTTTCTGAGTTCAGTATTAGGTATTGTTTCTAAAAAAGACGGAGGGGAGTGGATGACTGCAAAACTTGATAATGGGGGAGACAAAAGAGAACTTTCAGCATTAGCCTCGGATGGAAAGCATTTAATTGCAGGAACAGTAGTCGGTGGGGTTTATCTGAGCAAGGATTTTGGTAATTCCTGGGAGCAGAAAAGCCCTCCTGTAGATCCAAGTGCTACTATTAACAATCTGCATATAAATAATAAGGGTTGGTTTGCGGGTAATTATATGAATACATTCCGTTCTCAAGACTCCGCCAAAACCTGGGCATTAGCGCAACAAGGTTTGGCGTCCGGTACGTTTTCATATTTTAAATCTTTTAATGATTCTATATGGGCCTATAGTAGCGTTGGTTTATACCTTTCTCTGGACCAAGGTGATAACTGGTCTCAGTTTTTACCTGCAGCTTCAAGTGGCTTAGTCAAAAATTCAAAAGGAGATATTCTGTTTGCCAGCGGACAGAATTTATTAAAAGCACCATATCCATATACAAATTGGGATACTGTTACTTTCAGTAAGAACCTTACAAGGCTTGAGCAAGCGGGAGATACCATGTATTTGGGAACAGTAGGGGACTATCTTTACCGATCTTTTGACGGAGGTTCCACCTGGGAAAAAATCTTTAAAGGTTTAAACATAAGTAATGCAAATATTTATGAGTTAACAGTCAGCAAGGAATATGCTGTTACAAGTATTGAGAATGTTATTTATGTCCTTCGACATAATAACGATCAATGGACTACATTTAACCAGGGTTTACCTTTTGAAGATATCAGAGAATTGATGATTCTTAATAATGATCTTTATACTGTCGTTCAATTTCAAGGTTTATATAGAAGATCTCTTTCCGACTTTGAAGAACCCACAAGTATTGATCAGCCTGGCTATGAAAAGGCTTCTGACTTTTACCCTAATCCTGCTGTCAACTATATTCATTTAAAAAACTCATCAGGTGTTGAACAAACAGGCTTATATGACTTATCTGGCAAACTCATTAATTCTTTTGATGCCAGCGATGTTATAGATATATCCAGTATTGAAAAAGGAATTTACATAATCCGGATCACTTATAAAGACAAAACGGAGACCTTTGAAAGGTTGATTAAATATTGA
- a CDS encoding VOC family protein — MKSVEIIMVPVKDRQKAKEFYLKLGFQVIVEAPGAHGDTWIQMGIPGSDTTISLAGFQGIIFETDNIEKEIKELNGKGIEVGKIDNTPWGRFAWLKDLDGNSLCLHER; from the coding sequence ATGAAATCAGTTGAAATTATTATGGTTCCTGTAAAAGACAGGCAAAAAGCTAAAGAGTTTTATCTGAAACTTGGATTTCAGGTAATTGTAGAAGCACCTGGAGCACACGGTGATACGTGGATACAAATGGGTATTCCCGGTAGTGACACTACGATTTCTCTTGCAGGCTTTCAGGGAATTATCTTCGAAACAGATAATATAGAAAAGGAAATCAAAGAATTAAACGGAAAGGGAATTGAAGTTGGTAAAATAGATAATACACCCTGGGGGCGTTTTGCATGGTTGAAAGATCTGGACGGCAATAGTCTATGTCTTCACGAAAGATAA
- a CDS encoding NHL repeat-containing protein encodes MKKFLFLFLFLVGFNRLYAQTISTYAGTGVQGTADGPVSTATFHSPQGIAIDAAGNMYVADAQSYKIRKITSAGVVSTLAGNGTKGSTDGPGASASFNAPWGLAVDAAGNVYVADANNDKIRKITPSGVVSTFAGTGEWEGYGNLGKDGPGNVATFSSPSDIAIDAAGNLYVVDSGNRKIRKITPAGVVSTLAGSGALALTDGTGTNAAFHDIEGITIDASGNLYVTETFYNKIRKITPAGVVTTYAGSGVPGNTDGSRLNASFSYPSDVAADAAGNIYVADHTQNLIRKISAEGTVSTFAGNGSAGNVDGNASYANFDRIHFLALDASGNLYISDFGNFKIRKIAMTTNQTISGLSDMIKKTTDDVFTLSATASSGLPVYYSSSNTSVAIVTGNTVTIVGPGTASISALQAGNATYSPAKSIVTLTVLKTGQSITGLTDIWKNSAEAPFNLPPTASSGLGVTYSSSNVAVAMVSGNTVTITGVGTTTITANQYGNKMYDAATPVSVTLTVTQATANQMIPGFNDMYRVFGDPAVPLSTKSSSGETITYSSSNTSVAVPSSDALHIFGPGTATITASLFASGQTYTATIMVAKAPQTIPGLTNMNKVATESNFTLPASTNKGYSLTYSLSNPAVASISGNTVKLTGEGTTTITASQAGTNVYAPVTQSVTLTVTKGSQTITGLGDAIREANSPTYYIYASASSGLPVTLSSSNLGVATISGNKVTYIGAGETTITATQSGNEKYAAASATAILKVVKARQFLYTIENINKAPSDPVFTLTEYSSASLKVSYTSSNPSVATISGNKVTIVGIGTTVITGSQAGDAQYEAATNITTTLTVGKKSQSIIYLTDMTAVASQGYIYLNSARATSELPLTYTSSNLSVATISGTTVTIVGAGTTTITASQAGNANYEAATPVTSILTVSKGNQEILGLTDMQSSVSDVIFFINDAYATSGLPLSFTSSNAAVATVSGNKVTLVGGGTTTITASQAGNASYNAATPVKATLTVIKADQTINNLSEMESVLSDGSLTLTATASSGLAISYTSSDPKVATISGNKVTFVGSGVTTITATQAGNGKYNAATPVSVSLTVNAVIKTSQFIFGLSNMAKLTTDQPFYLNKFATSGLTLTYTSSNPSVAKVSGNIVTIAGAGSTIITASQPGNDQYSEATPVSVTLTVTGSSISKMAQIITGMENLIVKTTTDPAFDLNATATSGLTVSYTSSNPEVATISGNKVTLVGEGTTTITASQTGNASYNAATPVTVMLSVSSSEKSSQTIYGLTSIIKYGADAPFNLSGASTSGLVVSYTSSDLSVATVSGNKVTIVGAGTTTITATQAGNAFYYPADPVAVKLYVYKTSQSISGLSNIIKYKNDSPFTLSGVASSGLPVTYTSSNPMVATISGNKVTIVDYGSTQITATQVGDAKYDAKSITFWLDVILLNQTITGLSDMDKLVSDAPFTLNGTASSGLPLYYNSSNPSVATVIGNKVTIVGPGTTTINVTQAGNEEYSSAFKSFKLTVHLVAGMDNASAIELYKAYDNGNSTIVIEGEADLINVTDLTGRSIYTGNSRQIEVAQAGVYIVTMINNNKRVVNKVLVK; translated from the coding sequence ATGAAAAAATTTCTCTTTTTATTCCTTTTCCTGGTAGGTTTCAATCGTTTATATGCTCAGACAATCAGTACATATGCCGGCACCGGTGTACAAGGAACTGCAGATGGCCCGGTTTCAACAGCTACATTTCATAGCCCCCAGGGTATAGCAATAGATGCTGCAGGAAACATGTACGTTGCAGATGCACAATCTTATAAAATCAGAAAAATTACTTCAGCGGGTGTTGTAAGCACATTGGCCGGTAATGGAACAAAAGGCAGTACGGATGGACCCGGCGCCTCAGCCTCATTTAATGCTCCCTGGGGATTAGCGGTTGATGCAGCAGGAAATGTATATGTAGCCGATGCCAATAATGATAAAATCAGAAAAATTACGCCTTCAGGTGTTGTAAGTACCTTTGCAGGAACAGGAGAATGGGAGGGCTATGGTAACTTAGGTAAAGATGGCCCGGGAAATGTTGCCACATTTTCTTCCCCCTCGGACATAGCCATAGATGCTGCCGGTAATTTATATGTAGTTGACAGCGGCAATCGTAAAATCAGAAAAATAACCCCGGCAGGTGTGGTAAGTACCCTGGCCGGCAGTGGTGCATTGGCTTTGACTGATGGTACAGGAACAAATGCTGCATTTCATGATATTGAAGGAATCACTATAGATGCTTCTGGTAATCTCTATGTAACAGAAACATTTTATAATAAAATAAGAAAGATTACCCCCGCTGGTGTTGTTACTACCTATGCAGGCTCCGGAGTTCCAGGAAATACTGATGGCTCGAGATTAAATGCATCATTCTCTTATCCTTCCGATGTGGCTGCAGATGCTGCCGGCAATATTTATGTAGCTGACCATACTCAGAATTTAATCAGAAAAATATCCGCCGAAGGAACAGTAAGCACTTTTGCAGGAAATGGATCTGCTGGCAATGTTGATGGCAATGCTTCCTATGCAAACTTTGACCGCATTCATTTTTTAGCCCTGGATGCTTCCGGAAATCTCTATATATCAGATTTCGGTAATTTTAAAATCCGGAAAATTGCCATGACGACTAATCAGACTATCTCCGGATTGAGCGACATGATCAAAAAAACAACTGACGATGTTTTTACTTTAAGTGCAACTGCCAGTTCCGGATTACCAGTTTACTATAGTTCCTCAAACACATCGGTAGCAATTGTGACTGGTAATACAGTTACAATTGTCGGACCTGGTACTGCTTCTATTTCTGCATTGCAGGCAGGTAATGCTACTTATTCACCTGCAAAAAGCATAGTTACATTAACTGTACTCAAAACTGGTCAAAGCATTACCGGATTGACAGACATCTGGAAAAACTCAGCAGAGGCGCCTTTTAACTTGCCGCCTACAGCAAGTTCTGGCCTCGGGGTCACCTACAGTTCATCTAACGTGGCGGTAGCCATGGTTTCTGGAAATACTGTAACGATTACCGGCGTGGGTACTACTACAATTACGGCAAATCAGTACGGAAATAAAATGTACGATGCAGCAACGCCCGTTTCGGTGACATTGACTGTAACCCAGGCAACGGCCAATCAGATGATACCAGGCTTTAACGATATGTATAGAGTTTTCGGCGATCCTGCTGTACCTCTGAGCACAAAATCTTCCTCAGGCGAAACCATTACATATTCATCATCCAATACTTCGGTTGCTGTTCCCTCAAGTGATGCATTACATATTTTCGGACCAGGTACTGCTACAATTACCGCTTCTTTATTTGCATCGGGTCAAACTTATACGGCAACTATAATGGTAGCCAAAGCTCCACAAACTATTCCGGGTTTGACTAATATGAACAAGGTGGCAACCGAGAGTAATTTTACATTACCTGCAAGTACAAATAAAGGATACAGTTTAACCTATAGTTTATCAAATCCTGCGGTAGCATCCATTTCTGGCAATACTGTCAAATTAACAGGGGAAGGAACAACGACTATCACTGCTTCCCAGGCAGGCACCAACGTTTATGCCCCTGTAACCCAATCTGTCACTTTAACCGTAACCAAAGGCTCTCAAACGATTACCGGCCTGGGAGATGCCATCAGAGAAGCAAATTCGCCAACCTATTATATATATGCAAGTGCCAGTTCAGGTTTGCCGGTAACTCTTAGTTCATCCAATCTGGGGGTGGCAACAATTTCCGGAAACAAAGTAACCTATATCGGAGCGGGAGAAACTACCATTACAGCTACTCAGTCCGGGAACGAAAAATATGCAGCAGCATCTGCTACTGCCATATTGAAAGTTGTTAAGGCAAGACAATTCCTGTATACTATTGAAAATATAAATAAAGCTCCATCAGATCCTGTTTTTACTTTAACTGAGTATTCAAGCGCCTCTTTAAAAGTAAGTTATACATCCTCAAATCCATCTGTAGCAACTATTTCCGGAAATAAGGTTACAATTGTGGGTATTGGAACTACAGTAATTACAGGCTCACAGGCAGGTGATGCACAATATGAAGCAGCGACGAATATTACGACTACATTGACAGTTGGCAAAAAAAGCCAAAGTATTATTTATTTAACAGACATGACTGCGGTTGCAAGTCAGGGTTACATTTATTTAAATAGTGCGAGAGCGACCTCTGAGTTACCTTTGACTTATACCTCCTCAAATTTGTCAGTAGCTACTATTTCAGGAACTACTGTTACGATTGTAGGTGCAGGAACTACCACAATAACAGCTTCTCAGGCTGGGAATGCAAATTATGAGGCTGCAACGCCTGTTACCTCTATATTAACTGTAAGCAAAGGAAACCAAGAGATATTAGGGCTGACAGACATGCAAAGTTCCGTAAGTGATGTGATTTTTTTTATAAACGACGCATATGCCACATCAGGGCTTCCGCTAAGTTTTACTTCCTCAAATGCGGCAGTGGCTACCGTTTCCGGAAACAAGGTAACTCTTGTTGGTGGAGGAACTACTACCATTACAGCTTCACAAGCGGGTAATGCAAGTTACAATGCTGCAACGCCTGTTAAGGCTACTTTAACTGTAATCAAAGCCGACCAGACCATCAATAACTTGTCGGAGATGGAATCAGTGTTATCAGATGGATCATTGACTTTAACTGCAACTGCTAGCTCAGGACTAGCGATAAGTTATACTTCGTCAGACCCGAAGGTTGCTACCATTTCTGGAAATAAAGTTACGTTCGTTGGTTCTGGTGTTACGACCATTACAGCAACACAAGCAGGGAATGGAAAGTATAATGCTGCAACGCCCGTTTCGGTTTCATTAACTGTGAACGCAGTCATTAAAACCAGTCAATTTATATTTGGTTTGTCAAACATGGCAAAGCTTACAACTGACCAGCCCTTCTACTTAAACAAGTTTGCCACATCGGGATTAACTTTAACCTATACCTCGTCAAATCCTTCGGTAGCAAAGGTTTCTGGGAATATAGTCACAATTGCAGGTGCTGGTAGCACTATAATTACTGCTTCACAACCCGGAAATGACCAATATTCAGAGGCAACGCCTGTTTCGGTTACTCTGACGGTGACTGGATCAAGTATTAGCAAAATGGCACAAATAATCACTGGAATGGAGAACCTGATAGTAAAAACTACCACTGATCCCGCCTTTGACCTAAACGCTACTGCAACCTCAGGATTAACGGTAAGCTATACTTCGTCCAATCCGGAGGTAGCAACTATTTCCGGAAATAAAGTTACTCTTGTAGGTGAAGGAACTACTACAATTACTGCATCACAAACCGGTAATGCCAGTTACAATGCTGCAACACCTGTCACAGTTATGTTATCAGTAAGTAGTAGTGAAAAATCCAGTCAAACTATATACGGATTAACTTCTATCATTAAGTATGGAGCGGACGCTCCCTTTAACTTAAGTGGAGCTTCCACTTCAGGCTTAGTTGTAAGTTATACATCCTCTGACCTGTCGGTAGCAACTGTTTCTGGCAATAAGGTTACGATAGTTGGCGCTGGTACCACTACTATTACAGCTACACAGGCAGGTAATGCATTTTACTACCCGGCTGATCCGGTTGCTGTTAAATTGTATGTTTACAAAACCAGTCAAAGCATATCAGGATTGTCTAATATAATTAAGTATAAAAATGACAGTCCCTTTACCTTGAGTGGGGTAGCTAGTTCAGGTTTGCCTGTCACTTATACCTCTTCAAATCCAATGGTTGCTACCATTTCCGGAAACAAAGTAACGATTGTTGACTATGGAAGTACTCAAATTACAGCAACACAAGTGGGGGATGCAAAGTACGATGCAAAATCTATAACGTTTTGGCTAGATGTAATCCTATTAAATCAAACAATAACTGGATTGTCGGACATGGATAAACTTGTCAGCGATGCCCCATTTACATTAAACGGAACTGCCAGTTCTGGTTTGCCTTTATACTATAATTCATCAAACCCATCAGTAGCCACAGTTATAGGAAACAAGGTAACAATCGTAGGCCCGGGAACCACAACTATTAATGTTACTCAGGCTGGAAATGAAGAATATAGTTCTGCATTCAAGTCTTTTAAACTTACAGTCCATTTGGTTGCTGGTATGGACAATGCCAGTGCTATTGAATTGTATAAGGCCTATGACAATGGAAATTCTACTATTGTGATAGAAGGCGAAGCTGACCTTATTAATGTGACAGACTTAACCGGTAGATCTATTTATACGGGCAATTCCAGACAGATTGAAGTTGCTCAGGCAGGTGTGTACATTGTAACAATGATCAATAATAATAAACGGGTAGTTAATAAAGTATTGGTGAAGTAA